In Bacteroidota bacterium, a single genomic region encodes these proteins:
- the ispG gene encoding (E)-4-hydroxy-3-methylbut-2-enyl-diphosphate synthase codes for MEKTHQETALYCTSLTEYSRYKSRVVQIGNLALGGNHPIRIQSMTTTDTLNTLATVEQSIRMIESGCEMVRITAPSIKEAQNLAEIKKELNKRGYSVPLIADIHFTPNAAELAARIVEKVRVNPGNYADKKKFETLEYTDDTYVSELERIRERFTPLVKICKEYGTAMRIGTNHGSLSDRIMSRYGDSPLGMVESALEFLRICEELNYYNIVLSMKASNPKVMVQAYRLLIQKMQEENMNYPLHLGVTEAGEGEDGRIKSAVGIGTLLEDGIGDTVRVSLTEDPEFEAPVALALVKRYSTREGHEPIKAIATAQIPYSPYDFEKRKSEEVQTIGGHNVPRVIADFSDEQEINAANLFSVGYAYSIPLDKWNLSDQACDFIYVGDKKINFELPGTLGIINNYETWKNLINPIRNYPLFHLSAFLNAPIHSTELNFVLVCAADLLDAKPDFFSILKAFKKNLVLVFETANVHGMAEQRRMFMEMQLKQSGIPVIVKRNYKDLNETDLQLHAATDIGALLLDGFGDGVWIAAKNCGSRSNVNRTAFGLLQATRTRISKTEYISCPSCGRTLFDLQETTSKIRHRTDHLKGVKIGIMGCIVNGPGEMADADYGYVGVGVGKITLYKGKEVVKRSINSDLAVDALIELIKENGDWVEKELIDV; via the coding sequence ATGGAAAAAACACACCAAGAAACAGCTTTGTATTGCACTAGTTTAACTGAATATTCGCGCTACAAAAGCCGCGTTGTTCAAATTGGAAATCTTGCGCTTGGAGGGAATCATCCCATCCGTATACAAAGCATGACCACCACCGACACCTTAAACACACTTGCAACCGTAGAACAGAGCATTCGCATGATTGAGAGCGGCTGTGAAATGGTGCGTATTACAGCGCCCAGCATAAAAGAGGCTCAAAATTTAGCTGAAATAAAAAAAGAATTAAATAAGCGTGGGTATTCTGTTCCGCTCATTGCCGACATTCATTTTACACCGAATGCTGCGGAGTTAGCAGCGCGAATAGTGGAAAAGGTAAGGGTAAATCCGGGTAATTATGCCGATAAAAAAAAGTTTGAAACACTTGAATATACCGACGATACTTACGTTTCGGAGTTAGAAAGAATTCGAGAACGCTTTACACCACTGGTAAAAATTTGCAAGGAATATGGAACTGCAATGCGCATTGGCACCAATCATGGCTCGTTGAGCGATCGTATCATGAGCCGTTATGGCGATTCACCTTTGGGGATGGTGGAATCGGCACTTGAATTTTTGCGCATTTGTGAGGAGCTCAATTATTACAATATTGTGTTGAGCATGAAAGCAAGTAATCCAAAAGTAATGGTGCAGGCTTATCGATTGCTCATACAAAAAATGCAAGAAGAAAACATGAATTATCCTTTGCATTTGGGTGTAACCGAAGCAGGTGAAGGAGAAGATGGAAGAATAAAATCTGCTGTAGGTATTGGCACTTTATTAGAAGATGGAATTGGAGATACTGTGCGTGTTTCGTTAACCGAAGACCCTGAATTTGAAGCTCCGGTTGCATTGGCATTGGTTAAGCGCTATTCGACACGTGAGGGACATGAACCGATTAAAGCCATCGCTACAGCACAAATACCTTACTCACCTTATGATTTCGAAAAACGAAAAAGCGAGGAAGTGCAAACTATCGGTGGACACAACGTACCTCGTGTAATTGCTGATTTTAGTGACGAACAAGAAATAAACGCAGCAAATTTGTTTTCGGTTGGATATGCTTATTCAATCCCGCTTGATAAATGGAATTTGAGTGATCAAGCCTGCGACTTTATTTATGTGGGTGATAAAAAAATAAACTTTGAACTTCCCGGAACGCTTGGTATTATAAATAATTATGAAACTTGGAAAAATCTGATTAATCCCATAAGGAATTATCCTTTATTTCATTTATCCGCATTTTTAAATGCGCCAATTCATTCAACTGAATTAAATTTTGTGCTTGTATGTGCAGCGGATCTGCTAGATGCTAAACCAGATTTTTTCAGCATCTTAAAAGCATTTAAAAAAAACCTTGTTTTGGTATTTGAAACTGCCAATGTGCATGGAATGGCCGAACAGCGGAGAATGTTTATGGAGATGCAACTTAAGCAATCAGGTATTCCTGTAATTGTGAAACGAAATTACAAAGACCTAAATGAAACTGATTTGCAATTGCATGCAGCTACGGATATTGGTGCATTGCTGTTGGATGGATTTGGCGACGGAGTATGGATAGCTGCAAAAAATTGCGGAAGCAGAAGCAATGTAAATCGTACCGCTTTTGGATTATTGCAAGCTACGCGAACGCGCATTTCAAAAACCGAATACATCTCTTGTCCTTCTTGTGGGCGCACCTTATTTGATTTACAAGAAACTACCTCCAAAATTCGACATAGAACGGATCATTTAAAAGGAGTTAAAATTGGCATCATGGGTTGTATTGTTAATGGCCCAGGAGAAATGGCGGATGCCGACTATGGCTATGTTGGTGTAGGGGTTGGAAAAATTACCTTATACAAAGGTAAAGAAGTGGTAAAAAGAAGCATTAACAGCGATTTAGCGGTTGATGCTCTGATTGAGCTCATTAAGGAAAATGGTGATTGGGTGGAAAAGGAGCTCATAGATGTGTGA
- a CDS encoding TIGR01777 family protein, whose amino-acid sequence MKTVLITGGSGLVGMRLTALLLEKGYRVAHLSRSAKAIPGIQNYCWDIEKQKVDSEAIEKADYIVHLAGESIVAKKWRASRKAAIVSSRVKSLELLKKAISMAHHKPEALISASAIGYYGFSTAEKIFTERDAPGIDFAATTCVAWENAALAFEQKMRTVRIRLGIVLAASGGALPQMSFPIKLGVGSAIGSGKQYVPWIHIDDVCNIFIKAIEDSQLNGVYNAVAPLQSVTQELLTETIAGVLHRPLFLPNLPKFLMKIILGDRAYLVLNGNRVSAERIEQTGFHFAFTDLKTAIKNIYERM is encoded by the coding sequence ATGAAAACAGTACTTATCACCGGAGGGAGTGGATTGGTGGGGATGCGCTTAACTGCGTTGCTGCTTGAAAAAGGATATAGGGTAGCCCATTTAAGCAGATCTGCAAAAGCAATTCCTGGGATTCAAAATTATTGCTGGGACATTGAAAAACAAAAAGTGGATTCAGAAGCTATTGAAAAAGCTGACTATATTGTTCATTTGGCAGGTGAATCGATAGTAGCAAAAAAATGGAGAGCATCCCGAAAAGCGGCTATTGTAAGCAGTCGTGTAAAAAGTTTGGAATTACTTAAAAAAGCGATTTCAATGGCGCATCACAAACCGGAAGCTCTCATTTCGGCATCGGCAATTGGGTATTACGGCTTTAGCACTGCTGAAAAAATATTTACAGAACGCGATGCACCAGGGATTGATTTTGCAGCAACAACTTGTGTGGCTTGGGAAAATGCAGCGCTAGCATTTGAGCAAAAAATGAGAACTGTGCGCATTCGATTGGGAATTGTTTTAGCAGCTTCGGGAGGGGCATTACCACAGATGTCTTTTCCCATTAAACTAGGCGTAGGCTCAGCAATTGGTAGTGGAAAACAATATGTGCCTTGGATTCACATTGATGATGTGTGCAACATTTTTATAAAAGCAATTGAGGATTCACAATTGAATGGAGTTTACAATGCTGTAGCGCCCCTTCAATCAGTAACACAAGAACTCCTTACTGAAACAATTGCCGGAGTTTTGCATCGCCCCTTATTTTTACCCAATTTACCAAAGTTTTTAATGAAAATTATTTTAGGTGATAGAGCATATTTAGTATTAAACGGCAATAGAGTATCGGCCGAAAGGATAGAACAAACCGGATTTCATTTTGCATTTACAGATTTAAAAACTGCTATAAAAAATATTTATGAACGCATGTAA
- a CDS encoding T9SS type A sorting domain-containing protein, producing the protein MKKILLTLAAITSLWTASQAQTSGGPDLYGYVWRDNNDPNGPTYNWIDITTLGDASQVSGLDDDNFVGPFSIGFPMHYYWYDVTNFWIGSNGYVGFNAGLLASGAQGFTTIPSTALPQNYVAPFLADLSLVPYSGANPAQVWRWTSADNDTLIVSWINTPFWANNNFSTTGTPDIDGSNTFQVIFSALDSSITFQYQSQIGASAATANYFTAGIENNSGSDGLQHVHDVYPTANTAVKFYYPASSTFQVNDASTLYVGNAESAGLFLAKDTATANAFPLTAEVKNTGNTSLASFNVGANIKNQSNVNQPLVGGGNTATYATGALTMGQTEAVTFPKTWKHATVGAFSFNVSTQLSGDATPTNNQKTCEIRVVDTSTTSTRLAFDNGVAAGNGIAWSGGSAGIGVEFPLPYSPVLLNAVHVFIAANATVPVGFYIKIYDNGGLNGAPGALLDSIFVDPSLITVGVYNDVVLPSPLTITSSSIYVGWLMGGEGVAIGQNTVAPFSNRMYEIFGQNWSPYRDKEIEDLMLNITIANPLSVGVKANSAAANELGNFYPNPSGNNVSIRLTSDKNNQRIDYKIYDMKGQLVAASKFFSIQGEQKVELPVSQLSNGIYTCVFNMNGKTINRQFNIVK; encoded by the coding sequence ATGAAAAAAATCTTACTTACACTTGCTGCTATAACCTCCTTATGGACAGCATCACAAGCTCAAACTTCGGGCGGGCCAGATTTGTACGGCTATGTTTGGCGCGATAATAACGACCCAAATGGTCCCACTTATAACTGGATTGATATTACCACTTTAGGCGATGCATCGCAAGTTAGCGGTTTAGATGATGATAACTTTGTAGGCCCTTTTAGCATAGGCTTTCCGATGCATTATTATTGGTATGATGTTACCAATTTTTGGATTGGAAGTAATGGGTATGTCGGATTTAATGCCGGATTGTTAGCATCAGGCGCACAAGGTTTTACAACTATTCCAAGTACTGCATTGCCACAAAATTATGTTGCTCCTTTTTTGGCTGACTTAAGTCTGGTTCCCTATTCAGGAGCTAACCCGGCTCAAGTTTGGAGATGGACAAGTGCAGATAACGACACATTAATTGTATCTTGGATTAATACTCCATTTTGGGCAAATAATAACTTTTCTACAACCGGTACTCCTGATATAGACGGATCGAATACTTTTCAGGTTATTTTCTCAGCTCTTGATAGTTCCATTACATTCCAATATCAAAGTCAGATTGGAGCAAGTGCAGCAACTGCTAACTATTTTACTGCAGGAATTGAAAATAATTCAGGTAGCGATGGATTGCAACATGTTCATGATGTTTATCCAACTGCTAATACAGCCGTTAAGTTTTATTATCCTGCTTCTTCCACTTTCCAAGTAAATGATGCTTCGACGCTATACGTTGGTAATGCTGAATCAGCCGGTTTGTTTTTGGCAAAAGATACTGCAACTGCAAATGCATTTCCTTTGACAGCAGAAGTTAAAAATACCGGTAATACGTCATTGGCTTCATTTAATGTGGGCGCAAATATTAAAAATCAATCCAATGTAAATCAACCTTTAGTTGGGGGTGGTAATACTGCAACTTACGCAACAGGAGCTTTAACAATGGGACAAACAGAAGCAGTAACTTTTCCAAAAACATGGAAACATGCTACCGTTGGAGCTTTTTCGTTTAACGTTTCTACTCAATTATCAGGAGATGCAACGCCTACTAACAATCAAAAAACATGTGAGATTCGTGTAGTTGATACTTCCACCACCAGCACGCGTTTAGCATTCGACAATGGAGTTGCAGCCGGAAATGGTATCGCTTGGTCGGGAGGAAGTGCCGGTATTGGTGTTGAATTTCCATTGCCTTATTCTCCGGTACTTTTGAATGCTGTACATGTTTTTATTGCGGCAAATGCGACAGTGCCGGTAGGTTTTTACATTAAGATTTATGACAATGGCGGACTTAACGGTGCACCGGGAGCATTATTGGATTCTATATTTGTTGATCCATCTTTAATTACTGTTGGAGTATACAATGATGTGGTGTTGCCTTCACCACTTACTATTACATCAAGCAGCATTTATGTAGGTTGGTTAATGGGTGGCGAAGGTGTTGCGATTGGTCAAAACACTGTTGCTCCTTTTAGCAATAGAATGTATGAGATTTTTGGTCAAAATTGGTCACCATACAGAGACAAAGAAATCGAAGATTTGATGTTGAACATCACTATTGCAAACCCACTATCTGTTGGGGTAAAAGCAAATTCAGCAGCCGCTAACGAATTGGGTAATTTTTATCCAAATCCAAGTGGAAATAACGTTTCCATCCGTTTAACTTCAGATAAAAACAACCAACGTATCGATTATAAAATTTACGATATGAAGGGTCAACTGGTTGCGGCTTCTAAGTTTTTCTCCATACAAGGTGAACAAAAAGTTGAACTTCCTGTGAGTCAATTAAGCAACGGTATTTATACCTGTGTGTTTAACATGAACGGTAAAACAATTAACCGTCAATTTAATATTGTTAAATAA